One Armatimonadota bacterium DNA segment encodes these proteins:
- a CDS encoding glycosyltransferase family 2 protein, with the protein MIDVTVSIVNWNTKDELRDCLNSMLSQDGAVSFEVIVADNASSDGSADMITSEFDGQVTLIRNSVNLGFGAAHNLSIRRSRGRYVLLLNPDCRMLEPDVLAKMVGYMDDNPDIGMLGPKILNPNGSLQFSARHFPTMFAAIFRHTIFGKLSPKNRFVRDYLMIDFAHDQIADVDWLSGSALMARRETFEQTGLLDERFFMYLEDVDWCKRAHMAGWRVVYYPMVSVSHRIGAASDQNPVPMIKQHHKSMLRYYLKYNSHSLKILLTPLAIIALWLRQRSLIKRTKPHN; encoded by the coding sequence TTGATCGACGTTACAGTAAGCATAGTGAACTGGAATACGAAAGACGAACTGCGTGATTGTCTGAACTCGATGCTCTCCCAGGATGGGGCGGTAAGCTTTGAGGTGATCGTGGCTGATAACGCGTCCTCGGACGGCTCGGCTGATATGATCACATCAGAATTTGACGGGCAGGTAACGCTTATCCGAAACAGCGTGAACCTCGGTTTCGGCGCGGCTCACAACCTGTCGATCAGGCGCTCACGGGGCAGGTATGTGCTGCTGCTCAACCCGGACTGCCGTATGCTCGAACCGGACGTCCTGGCAAAGATGGTCGGCTATATGGACGATAACCCCGATATAGGAATGCTTGGGCCGAAGATATTAAACCCCAATGGGAGTCTGCAATTTTCAGCACGGCATTTCCCGACTATGTTCGCAGCTATCTTTCGCCACACTATCTTCGGCAAGCTCTCGCCAAAAAACAGGTTCGTGCGCGACTATCTGATGATCGATTTCGCTCACGATCAGATCGCGGATGTGGACTGGCTCTCGGGCTCGGCTCTGATGGCAAGAAGAGAGACTTTCGAGCAGACAGGGCTGCTTGACGAGAGGTTCTTTATGTACCTCGAAGATGTGGACTGGTGCAAGCGAGCGCACATGGCAGGCTGGCGCGTGGTGTATTACCCGATGGTATCGGTGTCGCACAGGATCGGAGCGGCTAGCGACCAGAACCCCGTGCCTATGATCAAACAGCATCACAAAAGCATGCTGCGATACTACCTCAAATACAACTCGCACAGCCTGAAAATCCTTCTTACGCCGCTTGCAATAATCGCGCTCTGGTTGAGGCAGAGGTCATTGATTAAGCGGACAAAACCACACAACTGA
- a CDS encoding glycosyltransferase family 2 protein gives MQLSIIIVNWNTTGLLMALLKSIERHAPSCEYEFIVVDNASDDFDEHAFKSEFPHVHLIANSKNYGYARGNNQALALAKGDFVLLLNPDTEVTEGSIDALLDFMVSHPDAAAAGGKLVRPDGTIDRSVRSFPYPGAIAWEFLGLSKLFPHSRAFGAYRMTYFKYDKAAEVDQPMGSCLILSRSALDDIGIFDEQFPIFFNEVDWLYRAHLWGYKIYFTPDATVIHHGAAGTKQAGRRKMTRESHKSLLRFYNKHFKGKISAPMYWLTSICIRISMALRG, from the coding sequence GTGCAATTATCGATTATAATCGTTAACTGGAACACCACTGGCCTCCTGATGGCACTATTGAAGTCGATTGAGAGGCATGCGCCGTCGTGCGAGTATGAGTTCATTGTGGTAGATAATGCCTCAGATGATTTTGATGAACACGCTTTCAAGTCTGAGTTTCCGCACGTCCATCTTATTGCCAACTCGAAAAACTACGGCTACGCCCGTGGGAATAATCAGGCTCTGGCTTTGGCTAAAGGAGACTTCGTTCTACTCTTGAATCCGGATACTGAGGTAACCGAGGGCTCAATAGACGCTCTGCTGGATTTCATGGTTTCTCACCCTGATGCAGCGGCTGCAGGAGGGAAATTGGTCAGGCCTGATGGGACAATAGACCGTTCTGTGCGGTCATTCCCCTACCCCGGCGCAATAGCATGGGAGTTTCTGGGTCTTTCAAAACTATTCCCACACAGCAGGGCATTCGGTGCGTATAGAATGACGTATTTTAAGTATGACAAGGCCGCCGAGGTCGACCAGCCGATGGGGTCCTGTCTGATACTGAGCAGGAGTGCGCTGGATGATATCGGCATCTTTGACGAGCAGTTTCCTATTTTCTTTAATGAAGTGGACTGGCTGTATCGCGCTCATTTGTGGGGATATAAAATATACTTCACGCCCGATGCTACAGTGATCCACCACGGCGCGGCGGGCACTAAGCAGGCCGGCAGGCGCAAGATGACGAGAGAGTCGCATAAGTCGCTTCTGAGGTTTTATAACAAGCACTTCAAGGGCAAAATATCTGCGCCTATGTACTGGCTGACGAGCATATGCATCAGAATAAGTATGGCGCTGAGAGGCTAA
- a CDS encoding HAD-IA family hydrolase → MKPLLTAVDAALFDLDGTLVETNIDFPLMKRKMIELASECGVDTSGLMLLDILGVVDSACAVLDNQCEAFRARAMDILEEIELDHAERAKEIPFAREMVGSLKEHGIKVGIVTRNCRKASEGSLGIVGIEPDILICREDTTHHKPHPDPVNTALDALKARADASVMVGDHTMDVACGKAAGVKTIGFLREDRPPDFFSKAAPDYVADNLMEVLGAIIDYNR, encoded by the coding sequence GCAGCCTTATTTGACCTTGATGGGACGCTGGTGGAGACCAACATCGACTTCCCCCTGATGAAGCGCAAAATGATAGAATTGGCCTCCGAGTGTGGAGTAGACACTTCGGGGCTGATGCTCCTCGACATCCTCGGCGTGGTAGACAGCGCCTGCGCAGTCCTTGATAATCAGTGCGAAGCATTTCGTGCTCGCGCAATGGACATTCTTGAGGAAATCGAACTCGATCATGCTGAAAGAGCGAAGGAAATACCTTTTGCGCGTGAAATGGTCGGTTCGCTCAAAGAACATGGCATAAAGGTAGGCATTGTCACCCGCAACTGTCGAAAAGCCAGTGAAGGCTCGCTCGGTATAGTCGGGATCGAACCTGATATTCTGATCTGCCGCGAAGACACCACACATCATAAACCCCATCCTGATCCGGTCAATACTGCTCTTGACGCTCTCAAAGCGAGAGCGGATGCAAGCGTTATGGTGGGCGATCACACGATGGATGTGGCGTGCGGCAAGGCTGCGGGAGTCAAAACTATAGGCTTTCTGCGAGAAGACCGCCCGCCTGACTTTTTCTCAAAAGCGGCGCCGGACTATGTGGCTGATAATCTGATGGAGGTGCTGGGTGCAATTATCGATTATAATCGTTAA